One Egicoccus halophilus genomic region harbors:
- a CDS encoding polyphenol oxidase family protein has protein sequence MLLLDVELADGARAWFTGRDPAAPPRAVGAPGNLSHRRPHHPAELARDRAEVADRIGHAAGTWHTMRQVHGAEVAVVDDATPVGAELRDVDAVVTDRPGRPLAVAVADCVPVLLAGHRSVAAVHAGRRGVETGVVDATLRAMTSLGDPPERVRAVTGPAIGGCCYEVPGELRDAVGAEHPRAVGRTSWGTPSLDLPAAVHARLRATGVCSVDAVGGCTACDPQQRWFSHRADAATGRQLGIVVRLPA, from the coding sequence GTGCTCCTGCTCGACGTCGAGCTCGCCGACGGGGCGCGTGCCTGGTTCACCGGCCGCGACCCCGCCGCGCCGCCGCGCGCGGTCGGCGCGCCCGGCAACCTGTCGCACCGACGCCCCCACCACCCGGCCGAGCTGGCGCGCGACCGGGCCGAGGTCGCGGACCGGATCGGGCACGCGGCCGGGACCTGGCACACCATGCGTCAGGTCCACGGCGCCGAGGTGGCCGTGGTCGACGACGCGACCCCGGTCGGTGCGGAGCTGCGCGACGTCGACGCGGTGGTCACCGATCGGCCCGGACGGCCGCTCGCGGTCGCGGTCGCGGACTGCGTGCCCGTCCTGCTGGCGGGCCACCGGTCGGTGGCAGCGGTCCATGCCGGTCGTCGTGGCGTCGAGACCGGCGTGGTGGATGCCACCCTGCGGGCGATGACGAGCCTCGGTGACCCGCCCGAACGGGTGCGTGCCGTGACGGGACCGGCCATCGGCGGCTGCTGCTACGAAGTGCCCGGCGAGTTGCGTGACGCGGTCGGTGCCGAACATCCGCGGGCCGTCGGGCGGACCAGCTGGGGCACGCCCTCGCTGGACCTGCCGGCTGCGGTGCACGCGCGGCTGCGCGCCACCGGGGTGTGCAGCGTCGACGCCGTGGGTGGCTGCACCGCCTGCGACCCGCAGCAGCGGTGGTTCAGCCACCGCGCCGACGCGGCGACCGGACGGCAGCTGGGCATCGTCGTGCGGTTGCCGGCATGA
- a CDS encoding YggS family pyridoxal phosphate-dependent enzyme has product MTGQPPAVDLEARLTRVRARIAEAAAAAGRAPADVRLIGVTKTHPPELGRAAVAAGLVSLGENRVQELLAKLPQVPGAQWHLVGNLQRNKVKDVVGRAVLVHTLDRRSLADALSRRAEQQGTVQRVLVQVNVADDPAKHGCPCDETLALVAYARDLPHLVVEGLMTVPPLPAGDDDPSEAARPHFATLRRLRDDARKRFPEVVHLSMGMSADLEAAVSEGATMIRIGTALFGPRQAGPWRPQEVGT; this is encoded by the coding sequence ATGACCGGCCAGCCACCCGCCGTCGACCTCGAGGCACGCCTGACGCGGGTCCGCGCCCGCATCGCCGAGGCCGCGGCCGCAGCGGGACGGGCACCCGCGGACGTTCGGCTGATCGGGGTGACCAAGACGCATCCGCCCGAGCTCGGTCGGGCCGCCGTGGCCGCCGGGCTGGTGTCGCTGGGGGAGAACCGGGTGCAGGAGCTGCTCGCCAAGCTCCCGCAGGTCCCGGGGGCCCAGTGGCACCTGGTCGGGAACCTGCAGCGCAACAAGGTCAAGGACGTCGTGGGCCGGGCGGTGCTGGTCCACACGCTCGACCGTCGCTCGCTGGCCGACGCGCTGTCGCGTCGGGCGGAGCAGCAGGGCACGGTCCAGCGGGTGCTCGTGCAGGTCAACGTCGCCGACGACCCGGCCAAGCACGGTTGCCCCTGCGACGAGACGCTGGCGTTGGTCGCGTACGCTCGCGACCTGCCGCACCTGGTGGTCGAAGGACTGATGACCGTTCCTCCGCTCCCCGCGGGGGACGACGATCCGTCCGAGGCCGCCCGGCCGCACTTCGCCACGTTGCGCCGGTTGCGCGACGACGCACGCAAACGGTTCCCGGAGGTGGTCCACCTCTCCATGGGCATGTCCGCCGATCTCGAGGCGGCGGTGTCCGAGGGAGCGACGATGATCCGGATCGGTACGGCGCTGTTCGGGCCCCGCCAAGCGGGACCGTGGCGCCCACAGGAGGTTGGGACGTGA
- a CDS encoding cell division protein SepF, with product MSSGMWNRTMIYLGLKEEPEEDFDGSAEQFVPEDDPHAEHAEPRPAQSRRREPASVAAGDSAGAGRLREVEADEATVRPLRQSAGSSEVHVRAVPKVPVARAAVVELSSFDDVPAVGSRYRTGQAVLFDLTRASAGDARRIVDFVSGLTYALHGRLTKVGTRAFLLVPEGVHLPVEERRRLGDLGYRVSAGAEG from the coding sequence GTGAGCAGCGGCATGTGGAACCGCACCATGATCTACCTCGGGCTGAAGGAAGAGCCCGAGGAAGACTTCGACGGCAGCGCCGAGCAGTTCGTCCCCGAGGACGATCCGCACGCCGAGCACGCCGAGCCGCGTCCCGCGCAGAGCCGGCGGCGCGAACCGGCGTCGGTCGCGGCCGGCGACAGCGCAGGCGCGGGGCGGCTGCGTGAGGTGGAGGCCGACGAGGCCACGGTGCGACCGCTGCGCCAGTCCGCCGGCAGCAGCGAGGTCCACGTGCGCGCCGTGCCCAAGGTGCCGGTCGCCCGTGCTGCCGTGGTCGAGTTGTCGAGTTTCGACGACGTCCCGGCGGTCGGCTCGCGCTACCGGACCGGCCAGGCGGTGCTGTTCGACCTGACGCGGGCCAGCGCCGGGGACGCACGACGCATCGTCGACTTCGTCTCGGGGCTGACCTACGCCCTGCACGGGCGCTTGACCAAGGTCGGCACACGCGCCTTCCTGCTCGTTCCCGAGGGTGTCCATCTGCCTGTCGAGGAGCGACGCCGGCTCGGCGACCTGGGCTACCGCGTCTCCGCCGGCGCCGAAGGCTGA
- a CDS encoding YggT family protein has protein sequence MITLLLQIYLYVLLAHVIFSWVPRPPEPLMPFVLGVRRLVEPVVAPLRRVIPPVRLGGIALDLSIIVLFIGIRLLMGVTSRIGL, from the coding sequence GTGATCACCCTGTTGTTGCAGATCTACCTCTACGTGCTGCTCGCGCACGTGATCTTCTCGTGGGTGCCCCGACCGCCGGAACCGCTCATGCCGTTCGTGCTGGGCGTGCGGCGGCTGGTCGAACCGGTCGTCGCGCCGCTGCGCCGGGTCATCCCGCCCGTGCGCCTGGGCGGCATCGCCCTGGACCTGTCGATCATCGTGCTGTTCATCGGCATCCGACTGCTCATGGGCGTGACGTCGCGAATCGGCCTGTAG
- a CDS encoding DivIVA domain-containing protein: protein MTLRPQDLVDHGLRRAFRGYAAAEVDALLGRLAQQLAQTEAEADHLRRRVRDAEARLAATLEREGAAKRNVAVADGAVQRAMEDAREQADELRAACEREVLAQLEAAERRAAAIVAQAEQQAARQWPASDARAPGAAPTAAGPVPSLDAVATDGLVAGPAPGAGHRPSGSAGPSSVPTPSVGSITPRAEPQGDATA, encoded by the coding sequence ATGACCCTGCGTCCGCAGGACCTGGTCGACCACGGCCTGCGCCGGGCCTTCCGCGGCTATGCGGCCGCCGAGGTCGACGCGTTGCTCGGTCGGCTCGCCCAGCAGCTGGCGCAGACCGAGGCGGAGGCCGACCACCTGCGACGACGCGTGCGTGATGCCGAGGCGCGGCTCGCCGCGACCCTGGAGCGCGAGGGAGCGGCCAAGCGCAACGTGGCCGTCGCCGACGGGGCGGTGCAGCGCGCCATGGAGGACGCCCGCGAGCAGGCCGACGAACTGCGGGCGGCCTGCGAGCGCGAGGTCCTCGCGCAGCTCGAGGCGGCCGAGCGCCGCGCCGCCGCGATCGTCGCGCAGGCCGAGCAACAGGCCGCTCGGCAGTGGCCGGCGTCCGACGCGCGAGCTCCGGGGGCGGCGCCGACGGCCGCCGGTCCCGTGCCGTCGCTCGACGCGGTGGCGACCGACGGGCTCGTGGCCGGTCCAGCGCCGGGCGCTGGCCACCGTCCGTCGGGCTCGGCCGGTCCGTCGTCCGTCCCGACGCCGTCGGTAGGGTCGATCACGCCGCGGGCCGAGCCCCAGGGCGATGCCACGGCCTGA